In Pseudomonas campi, the sequence AGGTAGCGAGCCAGCCCTTGGTTTTTGCCCTGGGCAAAAGCACGCGCGAGCCAGTTGCTGGGCGTCAGGCTGATGAACAGGGTCATCAAGGGGGCGGCCAGCCAGATCAATCCCGTGATGAACCCATAGTACTGAGCCGATTTTAACCACGCGCTTTCGCCCGGCTTGATGTAGTCCACCAACTCGGCATCCGAACGATTGGCCTTGTGGTGATTCAAGTGGGCCACCGTCATCAACTGATAGCTGCCAGGGAACAGGGTCGCGCAGATGAATCCCAGGCCGTCGTTGATGCGCCGGTTCGAGTGCAGCTTGCGGTGCTCGGCTTCATGCAGCAACGAAAAGCCGGTCTGCATGACAAAGGAGAACAGCAGTGCGGCCAGGCCCAGCCACAGGCCCTGACCAGCTGTCCAGGCCAACGATGCTCCAGCCAGCAACGCCAGACTCACGCCAACTTGGATCAAGGTGATGGTCACATTGAGCCGGTTGGGTATCGCAAACTTTGCTGGACGCGTTTTGCCGCTCACAGACCGTTCCCGGTGCGTTGGTTGGGATAGACCTCCGGGTGGTTGTGCAGATACCACTGACGCAACTTGGGCAGGTTTTCGAGCGCCACTTGCGGGTGCAGGTGATGGGCAATGTGAAAACCAATGTTGCGTGGGGCCAGGAATATACGACCCAGCCAGTTCATGTTGTGGTCCACCGTAGTCCGCATGATGGTTTCCATGCGGCGGTCTGTAACGGGGGTGTAGTTGTGCTCGACCAAGACCCGGTGCCCGGCAAACAAGGCGGCCACAATAGCGGGGATGAAGTAATAG encodes:
- a CDS encoding fatty acid desaturase, translating into MSGKTRPAKFAIPNRLNVTITLIQVGVSLALLAGASLAWTAGQGLWLGLAALLFSFVMQTGFSLLHEAEHRKLHSNRRINDGLGFICATLFPGSYQLMTVAHLNHHKANRSDAELVDYIKPGESAWLKSAQYYGFITGLIWLAAPLMTLFISLTPSNWLARAFAQGKNQGLARYLAFIQTCGAGKVRQETCLGLLLWIGTWLTLDLTWQAVAICYAAFAFSWSSQQYVYHVRTPRHLIEGAYDLKLWWPLQWLYLHFNLHLSHHRATNVPWLHMPKLVQTEPTQGYLATYLKLWAPPQPVECAWPVEHQVRGPLVPKQVA